A stretch of the Cottoperca gobio chromosome 2, fCotGob3.1, whole genome shotgun sequence genome encodes the following:
- the LOC115017719 gene encoding sodium/potassium-transporting ATPase subunit alpha-1 isoform X2, with protein MGLGRGKEEYKLAATSDGGSKKAKKAKGQKDMEELKKEVDLDDHKLTLDELHRKYGTDLTRGLSNARAKEILLRDGPNALTPPPTTPEWVKFCRQLFGGFSMLLWIGALLCFLAYGIQAASEDEPANDNLYLGVVLSAVVIITGCFSYYQEAKSSKIMDSFKNLVPQQALVLRDGEKKSINAEEVVVGDLVEVKGGDRIPADLRVVSAHGCKVDNSSLTGESEPQSRTPDFSNDNPLETKNIAFFSTNCVEGTARGVVINTGDHTVMGRIATLASSLDGGKTPIAKEIEHFIHIITGVAVFLGVSFFVLSLILGYGWLEAVIFLIGIIVANVPEGLLATVTVCLTLTAKRMAKKNCLVKNLEAVETLGSTSTICSDKTGTLTQNRMTVAHMWFDNQIHEADTTENQSGASFDRSSPTWAALARIAGLCNRAVFLAEQSNVPILKRDVAGDASEAALLKCIELCCGSVCGMRDNYYKFSEIPFNSTNKYQLSIHKNATPGETKHLLVMKGAPERILDRCSTIMLHGKEQPLDDEMKDSFQNAYVELGGLGERVLGFCQFNLPDDQFADGFAFDTEEVNFPTENLCFIGLMSMIDPPRAAVPDAVGKCRSAGIKVIMVTGDHPITAKAIAKGVGIISEGNETVEDIAARLNVPVSEVNPRDAKACVVHGGELKEMTPELLDDVLKYHTEIVFARTSPQQKLIIVEGCQRQGAIVAVTGDGVNDSPALKKADIGVAMGIAGSDVSKQAADMILLDDNFASIVTGVEEGRLIFDNLKKSIAYTLTSNIPEISPFLFFIIGNIPLPLGTVTILCIDLGTDMVPAISLAYEEAESDIMKRQPRNPKTDKLVNERLISIAYGQIGMMQATAGFFTYFVILAENGFLPIDLLGIRVLWDDKFVNDLEDSYGQQWTYERRKIIEFTCHTAFFASIVVVQWADLIICKTRRNSILQQGMKNRILIFGLFEETALAAFLSYCPGMDVALRMYPLKPCWWFCAFPYSLLIFLYDEARRYILRRNPGGWVEQETYY; from the exons gaTGATCACAAGTTAACCTTGGATGAACTTCACAGAAAATATGGAACCGACCTAACCAGG GGTCTTTCCAACGCCAGAGCAAAAGAGATCCTTCTCCGAGATGGGCCGAACGCCCTCACACCTCCTCCCACAACGCCTGAATGGGTCAAGTTCTGTAGACAG CTGTTTGGAGGTTTCTCCATGCTGCTGTGGATCGGtgctctcctctgcttcctcgCTTACGGTATCCAGGCTGCCTCAGAAGATGAACCAGCCAACGATAAC TTGTACCTGGGTGTGGTGCTTTCTGCCGTCGTCATCATCACCGGTTGCTTCTCGTACTACCAAGAGGCCAAGAGCTCCAAGATCATGGATTCCTTTAAGAACCTGGTCCCACAG CAAGCCCTGGTCCTCCGTGATGGCGAGAAGAAGAGCATCAACGCCGAGGAGGTGGTGGTCGGAGATTTGGTTGAGGTGAAAGGTGGAGACAGGATCCCCGCTGATCTACGAGTCGTCTCTGCTCACGGCTGCAAG GTGGACAACTCCTCTCTGACCGGTGAATCCGAGCCTCAGAGTCGTACTCCAGACTTCTCCAACGACAACCCACTGGAGACCAAGAACATTGCTTTCTTCTCCACCAACTGTGTTGAAG GTACTGCCAGAGGAGTCGTCATCAACACAGGAGACCATACCGTCATGGGTCGTATCGCCACCCTGGCTTCCAGCCTGGACGGCGGCAAAACTCCCATCGCCAAAGAGATTGAGCACTTCATCCACATCATCACCGGCGTGGCCGTCTTCCTCGGCGTTTCCTTCTTCGTCCTCTCCCTCATCCTTGGGTATGGGTGGCTGGAGGCCGTCATCTTCCTCATCGGTATCATTGTCGCCAACGTGCCAGAAGGTCTCCTGGCCACTGTCACT GTGTGTCTGACCCTGACTGCTAAGCGTATGGCCAAGAAGAACTGCCTGGTGAAGAACTTGGAAGCTGTGGAGACCCTGGGCTCCACCTCCACCATCTGCTCCGACAAGACCGGCACCCTGACCCAGAACAGGATGACCGTGGCCCACATGTGGTTCGACAACCAGATCCACGAGGCCGACACCACAGAGAACCAGAGCGGGGCCTCCTTCGACAGGAGCTCCCCCACCTGGGCTGCCCTGGCCAGAATCGCTGGACTCTGCAACCGCGCCGTCTTCCTGGCAGAGCAGTCCAACGTTCCCATCCTGAAG AGAGATGTCGCCGGTGATGCCTCAGAAGCTGCCCTGCTGAAGTGCATTGAGCTGTGCTGTGGATCTGTATGCGGCATGAGAGACAATTACTACAAGTTTTCTGAGATCCCCTTCAACTCTACCAACAAATACCAG CTCTCCATCCACAAGAATGCAACTCCCGGAGAGACTAAGCATCTGCTGGTGATGAAAGGTGCCCCAGAGAGGATTTTGGACCGCTGCTCCACCATCATGCTGCACGGCAAAGAGCAGCCTCTGGACGACGAGATGAAAGACTCTTTCCAGAACGCCTATGTTGAGCTGGGAGGACTGGGAGAGAGAGTGCTGG gTTTCTGCCAATTCAACCTGCCTGATGACCAGTTCGCAGATGGCTTTGCTTTTGACACTGAGGAGGTGAACTTCCCCACAGAGAACTTGTGCTTCATCGGCCTCATGTCCATGATCGACCCTCCACGTGCTGCTGTGCCCGATGCTGTTGGCAAATGCAGGAGTGCTGGAATCAAG GTTATCATGGTCACAGGTGACCATCCCATCACAGCCAAGGCTATTGCCAAGGGTGTGGGTATCATCTCTGAAGGCAACGAGACAGTTGAAGACATTGCTGCGCGCCTGAATGTCCCCGTCTCTGAGGTCAACCCCAG GGATGCCAAGGCCTGTGTTGTCCACGGTGGCGAGCTGAAAGAAATGACCCCCGAGCTGCTTGATGATGTGCTGAAATACCACACTGAAATCGTCTTCGCCAGAACCTCCCCTCAGCAGAAGCTTATCATTGTGGAAGGTTGCCAGAGACAG ggaGCCATCGTGGCCGTGACAGGTGATGGTGTGAACGACTCTCCAGCTCTGAAGAAGGCCGACATCGGTGTCGCTATGGGCATCGCTGGATCTGACGTCTCCAAGCAGGCCGCTGACATGATCCTGCTGGACGACAACTTTGCCTCCATTGTTACCGGAGTGGAAGAAG GCCGTCTGATCTTTGACAACTTGAAGAAGTCCATCGCCTACACTCTGACCAGTAACATCCCCGAGatctcccccttcctcttcttcatcatcgGCAACATCCCTCTGCCCCTGGGAACCGTCACCATCCTCTGTATTGACCTGGGAACTGACATG GTCCCCGCCATCTCCCTGGCTTATGAAGAAGCTGAGAGCGACATCATGAAGAGACAGCCCAGAAACCCAAAGACAGACAAGCTGGTGAACGAAAGGCTCATCAGCATAGCCTACGGACAGATCG GTATGATGCAGGCCACAGCCGGGTTCTTCACCTACTTTGTGATCTTGGCTGAAAATGGCTTCCTGCCCATTGACCTGCTGGGGATCAGAGTGCTGTGGGACGACAAATTTGTAAATGACCTGGAAGACAGCTACGGACAGCAGTGG ACATACGAGCGCAGAAAGATCATAGAGTTCACATGTCACACAGCTTTCTTCGCCAGCATTGTGGTCGTCCAGTGGGCCGATCTGATCATCTGTAAGACCAGGAGGAACTCCATCCTGCAACAAGGAATGAA GAACCGTATCCTGATCTTTGGACTGTTTGAGGAGACCGCTCTGGCTGCTTTCCTGTCTTACTGCCCGGGCATGGACGTCGCCCTCAGAATGTACCCTCTCAA GCCATGTTGGTGGTTCTGTGCCTTCCCATActccctcctcatcttcctgTATGATGAAGCCAGAAGATATATCCTTAGACGCAACCCAGGCG GTTGGGTGGAACAGGAGACGTACTACTGA